One genomic segment of Desmodus rotundus isolate HL8 chromosome 5, HLdesRot8A.1, whole genome shotgun sequence includes these proteins:
- the FSHB gene encoding follitropin subunit beta has protein sequence MKSVQFFFLFCCWKAICCNSCVLTNITITLEKEECHFCLSINTTGCAGYCYNRDLVYRNGLKNNIQKTCTFKELVYETVRMPGCAHHADSMHTYPVATKCHCGTCEKDKTDCTTKSLGPSYCSFSEIKE, from the exons ATGAAGTCAgtccagtttttctttctcttctgttgctGGAAAGCAATTTGCTGCAATAGCTGTGTGCTGACCAATATCACCATCACATTGGAGAAGGAAGAATGTCACTTCTGCCTCAGTATCAAcaccactgggtgtgcaggctacTGCTACAACAGG GATCTGGTGTACAGGAATGGACTCAAGAACAATATCCAGAAGACATGTACCTTCAAGGAGCTGGTATATGAGACAGTGAGAATGCCTGGCTGTGCTCACCATGCAGACTCCATGCATACATACCCAGTAGCCACTAAATGTCACTGTGGCACATgtgaaaaagacaaaactgaCTGCACCACGAAAAGCCTGGGGCCCAGCTACTGCTCcttcagtgaaataaaagaataa